A single window of Rickettsiella endosymbiont of Dermanyssus gallinae DNA harbors:
- the wecB gene encoding non-hydrolyzing UDP-N-acetylglucosamine 2-epimerase encodes MKKIISVIGARPQFIKAAMISRELRKYPGYKECLVHTGQHYDHNMSDIFLQDLNMEKPDFFLNVGSKPHGEQTAFMLHKLEKILIQEQADYLLVYGDTNSTLAAALAAAKLHIPIAHIESGLRSFNRKMPEEINRVITDHLSSLLFCPTKTAVENAKKEGISEDKLFLVGDVMLDAALYYGQTSDEKNTIFTSLNLEKKAYLLVTIHRAENTNDPIKLKRLMHSLLTLAKKYTLVFPLHPRTRGALEKQGLLNTLPPSLIISEPVGYLAMSQLEKYASLIITDSGGVQKEAYFYQVPCITVRDETEWPELINAKWNTLCTSQNFDLLADYVAQSIQKSGDESTLYGEGDAAAKIVKYLYNVSQT; translated from the coding sequence GTGAAAAAAATTATTTCAGTGATCGGTGCGCGTCCTCAGTTTATTAAAGCCGCAATGATTAGCCGGGAGTTAAGAAAATACCCGGGATATAAAGAATGTTTAGTACACACCGGCCAGCATTATGATCACAATATGTCGGATATTTTTCTGCAAGATTTAAACATGGAAAAACCCGATTTTTTTCTGAATGTTGGCTCGAAGCCACACGGCGAACAAACGGCATTTATGTTACATAAACTTGAAAAAATTCTTATACAAGAGCAGGCGGATTATTTATTAGTCTATGGTGATACGAATTCTACCTTGGCAGCCGCATTGGCAGCTGCAAAATTACATATTCCTATTGCACATATAGAATCAGGACTTCGTTCCTTTAATCGGAAAATGCCTGAAGAAATTAATCGAGTCATAACCGATCATTTATCCAGCTTATTGTTTTGTCCCACAAAAACGGCAGTAGAGAATGCAAAAAAAGAAGGGATTAGTGAGGATAAGTTATTTTTAGTCGGCGATGTGATGTTGGATGCGGCGCTATACTACGGGCAAACGAGCGATGAAAAAAATACTATTTTTACTTCATTAAACCTAGAAAAAAAAGCTTATTTACTGGTGACCATTCATCGCGCAGAAAATACAAACGATCCAATAAAGTTAAAAAGACTAATGCACAGTCTTTTAACACTGGCAAAAAAATATACGCTTGTGTTTCCGCTGCATCCACGGACGCGGGGTGCCCTAGAAAAACAAGGACTTTTGAACACACTGCCGCCTTCATTGATCATCAGCGAACCGGTTGGTTATCTTGCAATGAGTCAGTTGGAAAAATATGCTAGCTTGATTATTACCGACTCGGGCGGTGTACAAAAAGAAGCTTATTTCTACCAAGTTCCCTGCATTACCGTACGTGATGAAACGGAATGGCCGGAATTAATAAATGCAAAATGGAACACTTTATGTACTAGCCAAAATTTTGATTTGCTTGCGGATTATGTAGCACAATCTATACAAAAAAGCGGCGATGAAAGCACGCTTTATGGAGAAGGAGATGCAGCTGCTAAGATTGTAAAATATCTTTACAACGTTTCTCAAACGTGA
- a CDS encoding nucleotide sugar dehydrogenase, which yields MFKTELIGKLKERKATLGIVGMGYVGLPLALRFAEVGFSVIGFDTNDERVASLNRSESYIRHISNDKLIVARERGFKATSNYEEASKVDALILCLPTPLNKYREPDLSCVLGSVEALLPYLHQGQIVSLESTTYPGTTEEELQPRIEKCGFKLGEDFFLVFSPEREDPANQDFHTAIIPKVCGGITPHCLAVGEALYEQVVSRVVKVSSTRTAEITKLLENIHRAVNIGLMNELKHLAYEMDIDIFEVIHAAATKPFGFVPYYPGPGIGGHCIPVDPFYLTWKAREFGIHTRFIELAGQINSSMPAWVIRRLVSALNKYGKPIQNSKILLLGLAYKVDIDDIRQSPSINLIDLLFKAGAKVDYSDPFVPKFNDYHGKVYDMTSLDLSVETIKQYDAVILATCHTEFDYDMIRENAQLIVDTRGKYHDITADTIIKA from the coding sequence ATGTTTAAGACGGAATTGATTGGAAAGTTAAAAGAACGTAAGGCTACGCTTGGTATTGTTGGTATGGGTTATGTGGGTTTACCACTGGCGCTGCGTTTTGCCGAGGTTGGTTTTTCGGTGATAGGATTTGATACTAACGATGAGCGAGTCGCATCACTTAATCGAAGCGAAAGTTATATTCGTCACATTAGTAACGATAAATTAATTGTTGCGCGTGAACGTGGTTTTAAAGCTACTTCGAATTACGAAGAAGCGAGCAAAGTCGATGCGTTGATTCTTTGTTTGCCAACTCCCCTGAATAAATATCGAGAACCTGATTTAAGCTGCGTATTAGGCAGTGTAGAGGCATTACTGCCTTATTTACATCAAGGTCAAATTGTTTCATTGGAAAGTACGACTTATCCTGGAACAACGGAAGAAGAGCTTCAGCCACGTATTGAAAAATGTGGTTTTAAACTAGGTGAAGATTTTTTCCTTGTTTTTTCTCCAGAACGCGAAGATCCGGCTAACCAAGATTTTCATACGGCAATTATTCCGAAAGTTTGTGGTGGGATTACACCGCATTGTTTGGCAGTAGGCGAAGCCCTCTATGAACAAGTCGTTTCGCGTGTCGTTAAAGTTAGCTCAACACGTACGGCTGAAATTACAAAATTATTAGAAAATATTCATCGTGCTGTCAATATTGGTTTAATGAACGAGTTAAAACATCTCGCTTATGAAATGGATATTGATATTTTTGAAGTTATTCATGCAGCAGCTACAAAGCCTTTTGGTTTCGTCCCTTATTATCCAGGACCAGGTATTGGCGGTCATTGTATACCGGTCGATCCCTTTTATTTAACCTGGAAAGCGCGTGAATTTGGTATTCATACACGATTTATAGAGTTGGCAGGACAGATCAATAGCAGCATGCCAGCATGGGTTATTCGGCGTTTAGTATCAGCTTTAAATAAATATGGGAAGCCCATTCAAAATAGTAAAATTTTGCTCCTAGGGCTCGCTTATAAGGTGGATATCGATGATATTCGTCAATCACCATCGATTAATTTAATTGATTTACTTTTTAAGGCGGGTGCTAAAGTGGATTATTCTGATCCTTTTGTGCCTAAATTTAATGATTATCATGGCAAAGTCTATGACATGACGAGTCTAGATTTATCGGTTGAAACCATTAAACAATATGACGCCGTTATATTAGCAACCTGCCATACTGAATTTGATTACGATATGATTCGTGAAAATGCACAATTGATTGTAGATACACGTGGTAAGTATCATGATATTACCGCAGATACTATTATTAAAGCTTAA
- a CDS encoding Gfo/Idh/MocA family protein, with protein MDKLVKLAIVGLGAVAKKHINAILKFPHHFQLVAIVDSQPEALSNYVKTLGVTGFISLEEMLEKSDADIVILCTPSGLHAQQTIRCIDNARQVIVEKPMALTWHEGLAMRAAADKAKVKLRIVHQHRVNPALQLLKQTIDAQRFGKIFQVNINVFWTRPQAYYDAAPWRGSRHLDGGALMNQASHTVDWLHWLFGPIQAVQAIYATQARKIETEDSCVLNIRWKQGTLGSFNLSTLAYARNLETSLTVLGEKGSVKLMGPASNEIVHWEFADPSLNESAIVAETNKKTAEFLENTHYYYYASLVDELENNTNTLPDVTEGLKTLEILVAAQRAADQAITVNLPLAEASPECLTDNEKVESVE; from the coding sequence ATGGACAAGCTGGTTAAACTTGCTATCGTTGGTTTAGGCGCAGTAGCAAAAAAACATATTAATGCGATTTTAAAATTTCCACATCATTTCCAACTCGTTGCCATCGTTGATTCTCAGCCTGAAGCGCTGTCAAACTATGTAAAAACCTTAGGCGTTACTGGTTTTATTTCCCTAGAAGAAATGCTTGAAAAAAGCGATGCAGATATCGTTATACTTTGTACACCGAGTGGACTACATGCGCAGCAAACGATTCGTTGCATAGACAATGCTAGACAGGTGATAGTAGAGAAGCCCATGGCGCTTACCTGGCACGAAGGCTTGGCTATGCGAGCAGCAGCGGATAAAGCTAAGGTGAAATTACGTATCGTTCATCAGCACCGCGTTAATCCTGCGTTGCAGTTATTGAAGCAAACGATTGATGCGCAGCGTTTTGGGAAAATCTTTCAAGTCAATATTAATGTTTTCTGGACAAGGCCACAAGCTTACTATGATGCAGCACCTTGGCGTGGTTCACGTCACTTAGATGGTGGTGCATTAATGAATCAAGCAAGTCATACGGTTGATTGGCTACATTGGTTATTTGGTCCAATACAGGCTGTACAAGCGATATATGCAACGCAAGCGAGAAAAATAGAGACTGAAGATAGTTGTGTATTAAATATACGTTGGAAGCAAGGAACTTTAGGCTCTTTTAATCTAAGTACATTGGCTTATGCAAGAAATTTAGAAACTTCTCTGACGGTTTTAGGTGAAAAGGGTAGCGTTAAATTGATGGGGCCAGCCAGTAATGAAATTGTGCATTGGGAATTTGCCGATCCGTCATTAAATGAAAGCGCTATTGTTGCTGAAACCAATAAGAAAACGGCTGAATTCTTAGAAAATACACATTATTATTATTATGCGAGCTTAGTGGATGAATTAGAAAACAACACCAATACTTTACCTGATGTGACAGAGGGTTTAAAAACATTAGAGATTTTAGTCGCTGCTCAGCGAGCGGCTGATCAAGCAATCACGGTGAATTTACCGTTAGCAGAAGCATCGCCAGAATGTTTAACCGACAATGAAAAAGTAGAAAGTGTAGAGTAA
- a CDS encoding acyltransferase: MDYFKHETAIVDEGAQIGQNSHIWHWTHVSAAARIGSDCSLGQNVFIGNDVIIGNNVKIQNNVSVYDSVILEDGVFCGPSVVFTNVYNPRAFINRKHEYKKTWVKKGATLGANCTIVCGIEIGAYAFVAAGAVVNRSVLDYALVAGVPARQIGWMNEQGERLDLPLQGHAMTTCKQTEQRYQLIDGKLFRLEKDNVSS; encoded by the coding sequence ATGGATTATTTTAAACATGAAACGGCTATTGTTGATGAAGGTGCACAGATTGGCCAGAATTCACATATTTGGCATTGGACCCATGTTTCCGCAGCTGCCAGAATCGGAAGTGATTGTTCCTTAGGCCAAAATGTATTTATTGGGAATGATGTCATTATTGGCAATAACGTTAAAATTCAAAATAATGTTTCCGTTTATGATAGCGTTATTTTAGAAGACGGAGTTTTCTGTGGGCCCAGTGTGGTTTTTACTAATGTCTATAATCCACGCGCATTCATCAATCGTAAGCATGAATATAAAAAAACCTGGGTAAAAAAAGGTGCTACGCTAGGGGCTAACTGTACGATTGTCTGCGGTATTGAAATTGGAGCTTATGCCTTTGTTGCAGCAGGCGCTGTTGTCAATCGTTCTGTACTTGATTATGCACTCGTCGCAGGTGTACCGGCACGCCAGATAGGCTGGATGAATGAGCAGGGTGAACGCTTGGATTTACCACTGCAAGGTCACGCGATGACGACATGTAAACAAACCGAGCAGCGTTACCAACTAATTGATGGGAAGTTGTTTCGTTTAGAAAAAGACAATGTGTCTAGCTGA
- a CDS encoding DegT/DnrJ/EryC1/StrS family aminotransferase, producing the protein MLFLDLNKQYQKIKQTLDKRLQQVIDEGQFILGPEVDELEKQLALFAGVEHCITVGNGTDALQIALMACNIQSGDEVITTPFTFVATAEAIRLLGAVPVFVDIDPNTYLIDPTKIAEAITTKTKAILPVSLYGQCADFTEINAIAAEKNIPVIEDAAQSFGATYKGRRSCGLSDLACTSFFPSKPLGCYGDGGACFTNDAELAKKMRQIRAHGQTERYHHALLGMNSRLDTLQAAILLEKLIIFPEEIILRNEVANYYTELLGSKIKAPTIHANNTSVYAQYTLAVARRDDLKKHLQQHGIPTTVHYPTPLYRQPAFEDHCRIAGSMQHTEYAVNNVLSLPMHPYLEKEEICQISSAIEKFNAAICTT; encoded by the coding sequence ATGCTATTTTTAGATTTAAATAAGCAATACCAAAAGATTAAACAAACATTAGATAAGCGACTACAACAAGTCATTGATGAAGGGCAGTTTATTTTAGGTCCCGAAGTCGATGAATTAGAAAAACAACTGGCTTTATTTGCGGGTGTCGAACATTGTATTACCGTTGGTAATGGAACGGATGCATTACAGATTGCTTTGATGGCGTGCAATATACAAAGTGGGGATGAAGTTATTACAACGCCTTTTACTTTTGTCGCCACGGCAGAAGCGATTCGTTTACTCGGTGCGGTACCGGTGTTTGTTGATATTGATCCGAATACCTATCTTATTGATCCTACTAAAATAGCTGAGGCAATAACGACAAAAACCAAAGCTATTTTACCGGTGAGTTTATATGGCCAATGCGCTGATTTCACAGAAATTAATGCTATAGCGGCAGAAAAAAATATTCCTGTTATTGAAGATGCGGCACAAAGTTTCGGTGCTACGTATAAAGGACGTCGTTCTTGTGGCTTATCTGATTTAGCGTGTACTAGTTTTTTTCCATCAAAACCTTTAGGGTGTTATGGGGATGGCGGTGCTTGTTTTACCAACGATGCTGAATTGGCTAAAAAAATGCGCCAAATTCGCGCACATGGTCAAACTGAGCGTTACCATCATGCTTTATTAGGCATGAATAGTCGTTTAGATACATTACAAGCGGCAATACTGCTGGAAAAATTAATTATTTTCCCAGAAGAAATTATTTTACGGAATGAAGTTGCAAATTATTATACCGAATTATTAGGTAGCAAAATAAAAGCCCCAACAATACATGCCAACAATACTTCCGTGTATGCACAATATACCTTAGCGGTAGCTCGGCGTGATGATTTAAAGAAACATCTACAGCAACATGGGATTCCTACTACAGTACATTATCCCACGCCTTTATATCGACAACCTGCCTTTGAAGATCATTGCCGAATAGCGGGTAGTATGCAACACACAGAATATGCGGTTAATAATGTATTGAGTTTACCGATGCATCCTTATTTAGAAAAAGAAGAAATTTGCCAAATTTCTTCGGCTATTGAAAAGTTTAATGCGGCAATATGTACGACTTGA
- a CDS encoding NAD-dependent epimerase/dehydratase family protein — protein MKIFITGGSGFIGSHLADQLLKRGDEVLVIDNYETGRRDNLKSHPRLKVIEGSIAEGALVHELVGDFKPELIVHAAASYKNPDNWEEDTKTNVLGTVNVIQAAKKNHCTRLIYFQTALCYGLNPKQQPIALDHPLDPANSSYAISKTSAEQFIQLSGLNTISFRLANAYGPRNISGPLPTFYQRLLAKKPCFVMDTRRDFIYIDDLIACVIKAIDGDAQGIYHISSGGDYSIKELFDATLEALSLQLDQPVEVRPRNPDDAPTILLDPSRTVNELNWKVTTPLSQGIMQTINYYQEYGIEETYTHLQGVES, from the coding sequence ATGAAAATTTTTATTACAGGTGGTTCAGGATTTATTGGCTCACATTTAGCTGACCAATTATTAAAACGTGGTGATGAGGTGCTTGTTATAGATAACTATGAAACAGGTCGCCGCGATAACCTTAAAAGTCATCCGCGTTTGAAGGTTATTGAAGGAAGTATTGCCGAGGGAGCGCTGGTACACGAACTAGTCGGTGATTTTAAGCCTGAGCTTATTGTGCATGCGGCGGCTTCGTATAAAAATCCTGATAATTGGGAAGAGGATACCAAAACCAACGTATTAGGTACGGTCAATGTTATACAAGCGGCTAAAAAAAATCATTGTACACGCCTTATTTATTTTCAAACCGCGTTATGTTATGGGTTAAATCCTAAACAGCAACCTATTGCACTGGATCATCCACTTGACCCCGCGAATAGTAGCTATGCGATTAGCAAAACCAGCGCAGAACAATTTATTCAGTTATCGGGTTTAAATACTATTTCATTCCGCTTAGCGAATGCGTACGGACCACGCAATATTTCTGGACCGCTACCTACGTTTTATCAACGCTTGCTCGCTAAAAAACCCTGTTTTGTGATGGATACCCGACGAGACTTTATTTACATCGATGATCTTATTGCTTGTGTTATCAAGGCTATTGATGGTGATGCACAAGGTATTTACCATATTTCTTCAGGTGGTGATTATTCAATTAAAGAATTATTTGATGCAACGCTAGAGGCTTTATCGCTACAGCTGGATCAACCGGTCGAAGTGCGTCCAAGAAATCCAGATGATGCACCTACTATTCTGCTCGATCCCAGCCGTACCGTAAACGAATTAAACTGGAAAGTGACCACGCCGCTATCACAAGGCATTATGCAGACCATTAATTATTATCAGGAATATGGAATAGAAGAAACCTATACACATTTACAAGGAGTAGAAAGCTAA
- a CDS encoding class I SAM-dependent methyltransferase has product MPLLQAELDAKNVKYWSELCGSNAAKQLKINDSSSESLKKFDDWYFSIYPYLKKTYVTPESSHGNVVLEIGLGYGTVSQYLAGNAHSLTGVDLAEEPVNFLNHRLKLIGKPQTARTMSAHQLDFQDNFFDLVVSIGCFHHTGNVKKCVDEAYRVLKPGGKLLFMCYNQYSYREYLLRPFKTFNSLLKESRVLNDSERYNYDHNLAGKSAPFTELFGKKKLKKLCNDFSSCKVKVENVGGPFRKYLLNNLGKVLGTDLYVQCIK; this is encoded by the coding sequence ATGCCATTGCTGCAAGCAGAATTGGATGCAAAAAATGTAAAATATTGGAGTGAGCTTTGTGGTTCAAATGCGGCAAAACAACTAAAAATTAATGATTCATCCAGTGAGTCGCTTAAAAAATTTGATGATTGGTATTTTTCCATTTATCCGTATTTAAAAAAAACTTACGTAACACCAGAAAGTAGTCATGGAAACGTAGTTTTAGAAATAGGCTTAGGTTATGGTACGGTTTCTCAGTACCTTGCTGGAAATGCCCACTCTTTGACAGGGGTGGATCTAGCGGAAGAGCCGGTTAACTTTCTAAATCATCGTTTAAAGCTTATAGGAAAACCACAGACTGCACGTACAATGTCCGCGCATCAACTTGATTTTCAAGATAATTTTTTTGATTTGGTAGTATCGATAGGCTGTTTTCATCATACAGGGAATGTAAAAAAATGTGTTGATGAAGCCTATCGCGTTTTGAAGCCCGGCGGAAAATTATTATTTATGTGTTATAACCAATATTCTTATAGAGAATATTTACTTCGTCCCTTTAAAACGTTTAATTCATTATTAAAAGAATCTCGCGTTTTAAATGATAGCGAAAGATATAATTATGATCATAACCTGGCTGGAAAAAGTGCACCCTTTACAGAGTTATTTGGAAAAAAGAAATTAAAAAAATTATGTAATGATTTTTCTAGTTGTAAAGTGAAGGTAGAAAATGTCGGTGGACCATTCCGAAAATACTTACTAAATAATCTCGGAAAAGTCCTCGGTACTGATCTCTATGTACAATGTATAAAATAG
- a CDS encoding NAD-dependent epimerase/dehydratase family protein, which translates to MSLTFQNKKVLVVGGAGFVGSNLCKKLLEEDIAELIVIDNLLSSEISQLPKHPKLHFIFGSISHDAVLAKIPSDVSFIFHLATYHGNQSSIHDPLADHENNTLTSLKLFNHIKDFKHLEKVVYASAGCSIAKKTFDSAEATLEAEQVSLYLDSPYQMSKIFGEFYGNYFFTQNKLPFVKARFQNVYGPGEILGAGQWRGTAHTIWRNVIPCFIFKALNKEALPIENKGVASRDFIYVADIVKGLMRCATVGKSGESYNLASGQETSIHQLAELINQLTENATPINFCLARDWDRSGKRYGCTKKSEQEMNFTASVEITQGLEQTIDWTRVNLPLIQQCIDKHAYYLETV; encoded by the coding sequence ATGTCGTTAACATTTCAAAATAAAAAAGTGCTTGTTGTTGGCGGTGCTGGTTTTGTAGGAAGTAATCTTTGTAAAAAATTATTGGAAGAGGATATAGCCGAACTTATAGTCATCGATAATTTATTATCCTCAGAAATTTCGCAACTACCTAAACATCCAAAGCTTCATTTTATTTTCGGTTCAATCAGTCATGATGCGGTACTAGCTAAAATTCCCTCCGATGTTTCCTTTATCTTTCATTTAGCAACGTATCATGGAAATCAGAGTTCAATACATGATCCGCTAGCGGATCATGAAAATAACACCTTAACCTCTTTAAAATTGTTTAATCATATTAAAGATTTTAAGCACTTAGAAAAAGTGGTCTACGCCTCGGCGGGTTGTTCGATAGCAAAAAAAACCTTTGATAGTGCAGAGGCAACGTTAGAAGCGGAACAGGTCTCTCTCTATTTAGATAGCCCTTATCAAATGTCAAAGATATTTGGAGAGTTTTACGGGAATTATTTTTTCACGCAAAATAAACTACCCTTTGTGAAGGCACGCTTTCAAAATGTATATGGTCCTGGTGAAATTTTAGGTGCGGGTCAATGGCGTGGCACTGCACATACGATTTGGCGGAATGTTATCCCCTGTTTTATTTTTAAAGCACTGAATAAAGAAGCATTGCCGATTGAAAATAAAGGTGTTGCGTCACGAGATTTTATTTATGTCGCTGATATTGTAAAAGGCTTAATGCGTTGCGCAACCGTAGGAAAATCGGGAGAGAGCTATAACCTGGCATCGGGGCAAGAAACTTCAATTCATCAATTAGCTGAATTAATTAATCAATTAACTGAAAATGCTACACCGATTAATTTTTGTTTAGCAAGAGACTGGGATCGCTCAGGTAAGCGTTATGGTTGTACAAAAAAATCAGAGCAAGAGATGAATTTCACTGCCAGTGTTGAAATTACCCAGGGTCTTGAGCAAACCATTGATTGGACGCGCGTAAATTTACCACTCATACAGCAATGTATTGATAAACATGCTTATTATTTAGAGACGGTCTGA
- the asnB gene encoding asparagine synthase (glutamine-hydrolyzing), with protein sequence MCGIAGIVDLKEKENLAISIESMKKTIRHRGPDGHATYIDEKYGIALGHQRLSILDLQGGKQPFISENGRYSLVFNGEIYNYLALRRDLIKEHYPISSHSDTEVIIYAYEKWGLECLYHLRGMFAFALWDNKKKILFCARDRLGIKPFYFFSNQQQFIFASEIKGILASDRVGAELNDLGLSDYITFQFCLGDQTLFKNIKKLEPGYYLTVSVNENTLNIEHKQYWDIDYTAHDVITEPYYIDRLGGLLDESINLHLQADVPLGAHLSGGLDSSAVVCLASRRHKTPDSFKTFTGFFPIDSQYDESPYANQVASHVGSQHHEIALSEIDLASILPELIHFMDEPAAGPGLIPQYYVSKFAADHVKVVLGGQGGDELFIGYARYLIAYLEKCLSSAISNKTAANEITLGCIANNLSLLSNYKGMLKNFFEKKFFGDEDENYFHLIDRKNNQDEIYLDSYYKATDCFSRFKKIFNHKNESSLLNKMLYFDLKTSLPALLQVEDRMSMAVSLESRVPLLDHRLVEFSASIPDKIKFASGKTKHIFREAIKHHIPESIVKRKDKMGFPVPLSEWFYGKQHGFIQDILLSKKAKERGILNISKLKKVFKNKEPINRSIWGALCLELWFLKFIDN encoded by the coding sequence ATGTGTGGCATCGCTGGAATTGTTGATTTAAAAGAAAAAGAAAATTTAGCAATCAGTATTGAATCCATGAAGAAAACCATCCGGCATCGTGGTCCTGATGGGCATGCTACTTATATTGATGAAAAATACGGTATTGCTTTAGGTCATCAGCGTTTAAGTATTCTTGATTTACAAGGCGGGAAACAACCTTTTATCAGTGAAAATGGTCGCTATAGCTTGGTTTTTAATGGCGAGATATATAATTATTTAGCGCTACGCCGTGACCTTATAAAAGAACACTATCCTATTAGCAGTCATTCTGATACAGAAGTGATCATTTATGCCTATGAAAAATGGGGCCTAGAATGCTTATATCATTTGCGGGGCATGTTTGCATTTGCCTTATGGGATAATAAAAAAAAAATATTATTCTGCGCACGCGATCGACTTGGCATTAAGCCGTTTTATTTTTTTTCTAATCAGCAGCAGTTTATTTTTGCTTCAGAAATTAAAGGCATATTAGCTTCAGATAGGGTAGGTGCCGAGCTTAATGATTTAGGTCTGAGTGACTATATAACCTTTCAATTTTGTTTGGGCGATCAAACCTTATTTAAAAATATTAAGAAATTAGAGCCAGGTTATTATTTAACTGTCAGTGTCAATGAAAACACGCTTAATATAGAACATAAGCAATATTGGGATATCGACTATACAGCGCATGATGTTATTACGGAGCCTTATTATATTGATAGATTGGGTGGTTTATTAGACGAATCGATTAATCTACATTTACAAGCGGATGTACCATTAGGTGCGCATTTATCCGGCGGCTTAGATTCCAGTGCCGTCGTTTGTCTAGCAAGCCGTCGTCATAAAACGCCGGATAGTTTTAAAACCTTTACCGGTTTTTTCCCTATTGATAGTCAATATGATGAAAGTCCTTATGCTAATCAAGTAGCCAGCCATGTAGGATCCCAACATCATGAAATTGCATTATCTGAGATTGATCTGGCTAGCATACTGCCAGAACTTATCCATTTTATGGATGAACCGGCTGCCGGGCCTGGTTTAATTCCACAATATTATGTTTCTAAATTTGCAGCCGATCATGTGAAAGTGGTTTTAGGCGGGCAGGGAGGCGATGAGCTGTTTATCGGTTATGCGAGATATCTGATAGCGTATTTAGAAAAATGCTTATCCAGTGCTATTTCTAACAAAACAGCCGCTAACGAAATTACCTTGGGTTGCATTGCTAATAATCTTTCCTTATTGAGCAATTATAAAGGAATGTTAAAAAACTTTTTCGAGAAAAAATTTTTTGGCGATGAAGATGAAAATTATTTTCATCTTATTGATAGAAAGAATAATCAGGATGAAATTTACCTTGATTCATATTATAAAGCGACGGATTGTTTTTCTAGATTTAAAAAAATATTTAATCACAAAAATGAAAGTTCCTTACTTAACAAAATGCTTTATTTTGATTTGAAGACATCGCTACCTGCGCTATTACAGGTTGAAGATCGTATGAGCATGGCCGTTTCGCTAGAATCGCGTGTTCCTCTGCTTGATCATCGATTAGTAGAGTTTTCAGCGAGCATACCAGATAAAATTAAATTTGCATCGGGAAAAACCAAGCATATTTTTCGTGAGGCGATTAAACATCATATACCAGAGAGTATTGTAAAAAGAAAAGATAAGATGGGTTTTCCTGTTCCCTTATCGGAATGGTTTTATGGAAAACAGCATGGTTTTATACAAGATATTCTTTTATCAAAGAAAGCGAAAGAGCGTGGCATACTTAATATAAGCAAGCTAAAAAAAGTGTTTAAAAATAAAGAACCGATTAACCGCTCTATTTGGGGAGCGCTGTGTTTAGAACTATGGTTTTTAAAATTTATAGATAATTAG